Proteins encoded within one genomic window of Cellulomonas xiejunii:
- a CDS encoding glyoxalase superfamily protein — protein sequence MDFRLELVILPVSDVDRAKAFYAEQLGFVVDHDQRVSEDLRFVQLTAPGSACSIAVGQGLTDAAPGSVQGLQVVVDDADAAHAFLVAHGVDAPAVQDLPWGRFTGFADPDGNRWAVQQLPPRDS from the coding sequence ATGGATTTCAGGCTGGAGCTGGTGATCCTCCCGGTGAGCGACGTGGACCGGGCGAAGGCGTTCTACGCGGAGCAGCTCGGGTTCGTGGTCGACCACGACCAGCGCGTCAGCGAGGACCTGCGGTTCGTGCAGCTCACGGCCCCGGGGTCGGCCTGCTCGATCGCGGTCGGTCAGGGCCTCACGGATGCCGCGCCCGGGTCGGTCCAGGGGCTGCAGGTCGTCGTCGACGACGCGGACGCCGCGCACGCGTTCCTCGTGGCGCACGGGGTCGACGCGCCCGCCGTGCAGGACCTGCCGTGGGGACGGTTCACGGGGTTCGCCGACCCTGACGGCAACCGGTGGGCGGTGCAGCAGCTGCCGCCGCGGGACTCCTGA